A part of Plasmodium sp. gorilla clade G2 genome assembly, chromosome: 8 genomic DNA contains:
- a CDS encoding asparagine-rich antigen: MELHLEENKIKNTSSHSNNEIINNDENEDLYANRNNETNSINGNNNNDDNINNINNINNNNYNNYNNNNNNNAFFSSDASYYTFINKDSINKDDGMYEFKSQDENYLHAEVSSNEYKDANNDVSEVEDDEYHNENKNIIIIDDNLSNNLNSTFDDKEKSETNNRTNIKDELATTATIVEDLQYNDIVYEIESNKNYNVNSVVDVNEEHVEENDNEKGSNLYDDQKENYKLKNDHNDDNNNNNNNNDDDGISVSVIEQADGEESLPIIYNNNDMNTDVYNHNNINTNQNFTYNNLDTINNSSYINNNDIVNINTLNNETKNISNEECCEKNNEEIFESINEPYDDMNNTYNENSEDLLHKNYDIKERTVVIKKEEKKIPPVSNMFDSLSKIKKQVDLLKARKEENNPKGFKRDNRKRRKPKYRFEKDKDGNISDFFMVCSNELKGIKKCKKVGLDLEMINVTDIQLTYHFVCKEHDTCQGSVLVIVDIINNNNIEIKGKGPLCINFNDFIDEKKKNTGNRFKWEYLDVCGNIQEGKDRATAMGYKYLNSSVTGKRYVRNFVCILNAQCNSRLRIIKDNETDKVWLELSGMNHEEHCPYSPHSVEGMFLNNKKNKNQIISSLGNDKFFTNNSNILNGVLLNNPNVVNAPHPFNKMNFNYHNMNAGLNNFNSFNNGNYAFINMNYNDMNSCVNNNNNNNNNNNNNNSSSDPNNNSNHNINSNNNNNNNNNSNHNYNPYFMNNYMNNKNHPLYLNSNNNYGNDMKMKILPPYMHHFNKAMKIIPDVSSCNMMNLSNGNNNMNHINHMNDMNNMNNINNMNNMNNMNNMNNINNINNMNNMNNNNGSIVNLANNNMDITMNSKTLYNLSKLSTTSNSTTDSSKMSLKRNIWYNNRSNSVNNTLNSNMSSNNNSENMLLRSSIKNTPKYSALYASSNSNQDTTMNMSNKKSVIRNLMLNTQDQNFVLNHMYSNNNTTTTNNSNNNSNNNNNSNNNSNSSSNTTSGAYTYNNYMSNYGYMNIPTNNNININDSNVEFNNTKKNSANDNINNNTNVKDVLTNVNMNNSIYYNKNIASNNNGKDLRNNFYNNSNIDLNKNNCYSIDNKQQLASSKFVNNNIYPNYNNMNDMTNNNNNNNNNINNNNNSDYGLNNANVVTPLSCANGSVMSQGSSTNNMNYNVRSYESKNFNSYQNGIIPDNNNNNNNNNNNINSSSSNNNNSSSSNSSGLIYYPNYDKIKTNAPKGILNEYKMVKNLRSSSNNLNNKKGSNTYYNNKTSQNAYHNNTILKNSSLASLSNNSSMMNYNMINDMKEENNMNTGNMYTGSIGSNNNNNINHNNNHNNNNNNNSSSSSSNTLSSSGLLYNNMNIINNNNVDELNDMSNNKVGISAHHLLDNNSLIKDEMNYNNDDNNMVSQHHKVFITNAHENILKENSETLLKHMSNETKIDDNNNNTHMDDKDYNKNNIQLDFNNNNQMDHSRNRSGSEDFTKRKYKKINNNFDSNNDHLNDEFKDIDNLDGQNEDTDKLRDINGKYEENNIIIDDINSKERRSINEYNNKCSSTAAYNEMKQYVDVKDTTNNNNMLSNYLSMTDDNNTINNNNNNNNSSVYLNDDNIKSSDKKRKFLSSYNDPNVDDMNNNISHHVGVDYDNHVVDSFNNSPYMYSSQMYNKYMKSNKYDTCMNGNMENINGNNNNNNNNSSSNSVSRRDDHLQQNGMKNNSNNNNNMNRNNVSDTATNIIDNDSYDKTNNSSNGSIYKTNVQNMVNNSNSSATLNKCDSVINHDMNVSKLNYSNNNNNNNSNNSCGVSGGTMDSRYNTANSLMNYNKNHYEDGNDLNNMDTNNNNINNSNNNNNNSSSSNSNSNSNNKNKSLISRDSLQDKIIYNHMNDYNGTYTSNNPYGIQNNDKSYMYQNYNTTLNILNPNENGDNNNNMVGANVMENYNNNNLYNNNNNNYLNNYINPTENIKNMSKNNNSSFNTSLQNINGPEGTTNNAVTQQANNLNNYSNLNNNNNNLTVFNCDLASNQYKNDLTCSYNNNGTASNNYYYMNNGYDNSSYQYNVANGNMMYDMNNRNMDSSNNQNDYYNQNY, encoded by the coding sequence ATGGAACTCCATCTtgaggaaaataaaattaagaaTACTTCTAGTCATAGCaataatgaaattataaataatgatgaaaacgAAGATTTATATGCCAATAGGAATAATGAAACGAATAGTATaaatggtaataataataatgatgataatataaataatataaataatataaataacaacaattataataattataataataataataataataatgccTTTTTTTCTTCGGATGCCTCTTATTACACATTCATAAACAAGGATTCTATCAATAAAGACGATGGAATGTATGAATTTAAATCTCAAGACGAAAACTATTTACATGCAGAAGTAAGCTCGAATGAATATAAAGATGCAAATAATGATGTTAGTGAGGTAGAGGATGATGAATatcataatgaaaataaaaatattataatcatagATGATAATTTgtctaataatttaaattctACTTTTGATGATAAGGAAAAAAGTGAAACTAACAACAGGACcaatataaaagatgaatTAGCTACTACAGCTACGATAGTAGAAGATTtacaatataatgatatagtATATGAGATAGAgagtaataaaaattataatgttAACAGTGTAGTGGATGTCAATGAAGAACATGTAGAAGAAAATGACAATGAGAAAGGTTCAAATTTATATGATGATCAAAAGGAGAATTACAAATTAAAGAATGATCACAatgatgacaataataataataataataataatgatgatgatggtATTAGTGTTAGTGTTATTGAGCAGGCTGACGGAGAAGAAAGTCTTCccatcatatataataataatgacatGAACACTGAtgtatataatcataataatattaatacaaatcAAAATTTTACCTATAATAATCTAGATACAATTAATAATTCATcctatattaataataacgaTATAGTCAATATAAATACTCTTAACaatgaaacaaaaaatatttcaaatgaAGAATGTTGTGAAAAAAATAACGAAGAAATCTTTGAAAGTATCAATGAACCTTATGATGATATGAACAAcacatataatgaaaattcaGAAGATTTATTACacaaaaattatgatataaaagaaagaaCAGTAGTTATTAAGAaggaagaaaagaaaataccTCCTGTGTCAAATATGTTTGATAGTCTttcaaaaataaagaaacaaGTAGATTTGTTAAAAGcaagaaaagaagaaaataatccTAAAGGATTCAAAAGAGATAacagaaaaagaagaaaaccTAAATATCGTTTTGAAAAGGATAAGGATGGTAATATATCTGATTTCTTTATGGTATGCTCTAATGAATtaaaaggaataaaaaaatgtaaaaaggTAGGTTTAGATTTAGAAATGATTAATGTAACAGATATACAATTAACTTATCATTTTGTTTGTAAAGAACATGATACATGTCAAGGATCTGTTTTAGTTATCGtagatattattaataataataatatagaaataaaaggaaaaggACCTCTTTGTATTAATTTCAATGATTTTATTGatgagaaaaagaaaaatacagGGAATCGATTTAAATGGGAGTATCTAGATGTATGTGGAAATATACAAGAAGGAAAAGATCGTGCTACAGCTATGggttataaatatttaaatagtaGTGTAACAGGCAAACGATATGTAAGAAATTTTGTTTGTATTTTAAATGCTCAATGTAATAGTAGATTAAGaattataaaagataatGAAACTGATAAAGTGTGGTTAGAATTATCTGGTATGAATCACGAAGAACATTGTCCATACAGTCCTCATTCTGTTGAAGGaatgtttttaaataataaaaaaaacaaaaatcaAATCATTAGTAGTTTAGGCaatgataaattttttacaaataatagtaatatctTAAATGGTGTTCTCTTGAATAATCCTAATGTTGTGAATGCACCTCATCCTTTTAATAAGATGAATtttaattatcataatatgaatgcaggattgaataattttaattcatttaataatgGTAATTATgcatttattaatatgaattataatgatatgaatagttgtgtgaataataataataataataataacaataataataataataatagtagtagtgatcctaataataatagtaatcataatattaacagtaataataacaacaataataataataatagtaatcataattataatccatattttatgaataattatatgaataataaaaatcatcctttatatttaaattcaaataataattatggaaatgatatgaaaatgaaaatccTACCCCCCTACATGCATCATTTTAATAAGGCTATGAAGATTATCCCGGACGTTTCTTCCTGTAATATGATGAATCTATCaaatggtaataataatatgaatcatataaatcatatgaatgatatgaataatatgaataatataaacaatatgaataatatgaataatatgaataatatgaataatatcaataatataaacaatatgaataatatgaataataataatggtaGTATTGTTAATCTAGCAAATAACAATATGGATATAACCATGAATAGTAAAAcgttatataatttatctaAACTTAGCACTACTTCAAATTCTACTACTGATTCATCTAAAATGAGTcttaaaagaaatatctGGTATAACAATAGAAGTAATAGTGTAAATAATACATTGAATAGTAATAtgagtagtaataataattctgaAAATATGTTATTACGTTCATCTATAAAGAACACTCCAAAGTATAGTGCTCTATATGCTTCATCTAATAGTAATCAAGATACTACTATGAATATgtctaataaaaaaagtgtaATAAGAAATCTTATGTTAAATACTCAGGATCAAAATTTTGTTCTCAACCATATGTACAGCAATAATAATACTACTACAACTaacaatagtaataataatagtaataataataataatagtaataataatagtaatagtagtagtaataCGACCAGTGGTGCATAcacttataataattatatgtcaAACTATggttatatgaatatacctacaaacaataatatcaatattaaTGATAGCAATGTAGAATTTAATAAtactaaaaaaaattctGCTAATGACAACATAAACAATAATACTAATGTTAAGGATGTTCTTACTAACGTGAATATGAACAAtagtatttattataataagaatatagcatctaataataatggaaaggatttaagaaataatttttataataattcaaatatagATTTAAATAAGAACAATTGTTATTCTATTGATAATAAACAACAGCTAGCTAGTTCCAAATttgtgaataataatatatatcccaattataataatatgaatgatatgacaaacaacaacaataataataataataatatcaataataataataatagtgattATGGACTGAATAATGCAAATGTAGTGACACCATTAAGTTGTGCAAACGGATCTGTGATGTCTCAAGGAAGTTCgacaaataatatgaattataatgTAAGATCGTATGAATCGAAGAATTTTAATTCCTATCAAAATGGAATAATACCAgataacaacaacaacaataataataataataataatatcaatagtagtagtagtaataataataatagtagtagtagtaatagtagcggtttaatttattatcctaattatgataaaataaaaacaaatgcACCTAAAGGTATAttgaatgaatataaaatggTCAAAAATTTAAGGTCAAgttcaaataatttaaataataaaaaaggaagtaatacttattataataataagactAGCCAAAACGCATATCATAATAACaccattttaaaaaattcatcCTTAGCAAGTTTGTCAAATAATTCTAGTATGatgaattataatatgattaaTGATATGAAGgaggaaaataatatgaacactGGTAATATGTATACAGGTTCAATAGGAagtaacaacaacaataatattaatcataataataatcataataataataataataataatagtagtagtagtagtagtaatacCTTGTCATCAAGtggattattatataacaatatgaatattataaataacaaCAATGTTGATGAATTAAACGATATGAGCAATAACAAAGTTGGAATTTCTGCACATCATTTATtagataataattctttaataaaagatgaaatgaattataataatgatgataataatatggtaTCACAACATCATAAAGTTTTTATAACAAATGcacatgaaaatatattaaaagaaaactCAGAAACattattaaaacatatgTCAAATGAAACCAAAATTGatgataacaataataatacacataTGGATGATAAGgattataacaaaaataatatccaattagattttaataataacaatcaAATGGATCATTCTAGGAATCGTAGTGGTTCAGAAGATTTTActaaaaggaaatataaaaaaatcaataataattttgattcTAATAATGATCATTTAAATGACGAATTTAAAGATATTGATAATCTTGATGGACAAAATGAAGACACAGATAAATTGAGAGATATTAATGgaaaatatgaagaaaataatattattatagatGATATCAATTCGAAAGAAAGAAGAAGTAtcaatgaatataataataaatgttcTTCTACAGCTGCTTATAATGAAATGAAACAATATGTCGATGTAAAAGATactactaataataataatatgttatctAATTATTTAAGCATGacagatgataataatactattaataataataataataataataatagtagtgtatatttaaatgatgataatattaaaagtagTGATAAGAAAAGGAAATTTTTAAGTAGCTATAATGATCCAAATGTTgatgatatgaataataacaTTTCTCATCATGTAGGTGTTGATTATGATAATCACGTCGTAgattcatttaataattctcCATACATGTATTCTTCACAgatgtataataaatatatgaaatcaaataaatatgacACTTGTATGAATGGAAAcatggaaaatataaatggtaacaacaataataataataataatagtagtagcAATTCTGTGTCTAGAAGAGATGATCATTTACAACAAAATggtatgaaaaataatagcaataataataataatatgaatagaaATAATGTATCTGATACTGCTACCAACATAATAGATAATGATTCATATGATAAAACTAATAATTCTTCTAATGgctctatatataaaaccaATGTACAAAATATGGTGAACAATAGTAATAGTTCAGCTACTTTAAATAAGTGTGATTCAGTAATAAACCATGATATGAATGTttcaaaattaaattatagcaacaacaataataataataatagtaataactCTTGTGGTGTTTCCGGGGGTACGATGGATTCACGTTATAATACGGCAAATTCTTTGATGAactataataaaaatcattATGAAGATGGAAATGATCTCAATAATATGGAcacaaataataacaacatcAATAACagcaacaataataataataatagtagtagtagtaacagtaatagtaatagtaataataagaataaaagtCTTATCAGTAGAGACAGTTTACaagataaaattatttataatcacATGAATGATTATAATGGTACTTACACATCTAACAATCCTTATGGTATACagaataatgataaaagtTACATGTACCAAAATTATAATACTACATTAAATATTCTGAATCCTAATGAAAACGgtgataataacaataatatggTAGGTGCAAACGTAATGGAaaattacaataataataatttatataataataataataataattatttaaataattatataaatcctacagagaatataaaaaatatgtctaaaaataataatagttcaTTTAATACTtctttacaaaatataaatggtCCTGAAGGTACTACAAATAATGCCGTTACACAACAAgctaataatttaaataattattcaaatttaaataataataataataatcttaCTGTGTTTAATTGTGATTTGGCTAGTAATCAATATAAAAACGACCTGACTTGTTCATACAATAATAATGGAACAGCtagtaataattattactatatGAATAATGGATATGACAATAGTAGTTATCAGTACAACGTAGCAAATGGAAATATGATGTATGATATGAATAATCGCAATATGGATTCATCAAATAATCagaatgattattataatcaaaattattag
- a CDS encoding phosphatase, putative, producing MDIFLKPLYNVKVRKNVCIKYLRFLYYLKKIKFTKEWNRYYTCVFEIPDGCMSLKELVYKKLGTSLNIDHNNNYNNEKVFYNFINYVLRKPLKIASFDFDGTLINKHFSNNHINNIIFNKEKIPILDSLKKEKHEIVVFSNHTCVSSCVQDYEHLCFNKLPNFFLKIKNFKNSLNYFYKHYIITTQKGKNININKNININKYININKNININKYININKNINNNYDNQIIYHSVKDIIFKKTQNSRYNKIIEKKISFNIELYYCFLKLLNKKLENPYNKTYLFNKYNIDIMSSTNFLITNKRNHLFYNKHKRIFIELKKKNMYKPFFLYYNKNNKKYIHYKYLKKYYILRNLLFKKKKKKFYSCIKKKNSYILNYINYFFSFGKCGIEDIDIYSKPSEGQFYLYICLEAIKYLLILNCYFNKYLELLKKKKRLIMNNKNLYKLLSLNKDIFSLQEVKELIDIVIYKKKYINNKQEINVHNINEHPFDINKLCLQIFDIYINSLLHKKKEKENLKFVNSLNLDESKLFLFFINFFLNDQNEKDWKNYGSSQKMENLINKDEEQQIFLKLLNNADHFVMYIIINLMYKNKIIKNVSKNISDIFINTEESFYVGDNIGRPFDKSDIDRKYANNIGVRIFGDDYFRNYYE from the exons AtggatatttttttgaaaccCTTATATAATGTGAAAGTTAGAAAAAATGTATGCATAAAATATTTAcgatttttatattatttaaagaaaataaaatttacaaAAGAATGGAATAGATACTATACTTGTGTGTTTGAAATACCTGATGGGTGTATGAGTTTAAAAGAATtagtttataaaaaattgggTACCTCTTTAAATAtagatcataataataattataataatgagaaagtgttttataattttataaattatgtatTAAGAAAACCTTTAAAAATTGCTTCTTTCGATTTTGATGGTAccttaataaataaacatttttctaataaccatattaataatataatatttaataaagaaaagataCCTATATTagattctttaaaaaaagaaaaacatgaAATTGTGGTTTTTTCTAATCATACTTGTGTTTCTTCATGTGTCCAAGATTATGAGCATTTGTGTTTTAATAAGTTGCCcaacttttttttaaaaattaaaaactttAAAAATTCTCtcaattatttttacaaacattatattataactacacagaaaggaaaaaatataaacataaataaaaatataaatataaacaaatatataaatataaataaaaatataaatataaacaaatatataaatataaacaaaaatataaataataattatgataatcaAATAATCTATCATAGTGTgaaagatataatatttaagaaGACTCAAAATAGTAGGTACAACAAAATTATCGAAAAAAAgatatcttttaatatagaattatattattgtttcttaaaattattaaataagaaATTAGAGAATccttataataaaacatatttgtttaataaatataatatcgATATTATGTCATCcacaaattttttaataaccaACAAGAGGAATCATCTATTTTATAACAAACATAAGAGAATATTTattgaattaaaaaagaagaatatgtataaaccattttttttatattataataaaaataataagaaatatatccATTACAAGTACttgaagaaatattatattttaagaaatttactttttaagaaaaaaaaaaaaaaattttattcatgtataaaaaaaaagaattcatatattttaaattatataaattattttttctcatttggAAAATGTGGAATAGAAGATATAGACATATATAGTAAACCGAGTGAGGGtcaattttatttgtatatttgtttagaagctataaaatatttacttattttaaattgttattttaataaatatttggaattgttaaaaaaaaagaaaagactCATTATGAACAATAAGAACTTATATAAACTTTTATCTTTGaataaagatattttttccttACAAGAAGTTAAAGAATTAATAgatatagtaatatataaaaaaaaatatataaataataaacaagaaataaatgtacataatataaatgaacatccttttgatattaataaattatgtttACAAATTTTTGATATCTATATCAATTCATtattacacaaaaaaaaagaaaaagaaaatctaAAATTTGTaaattctttaaatttagatgaatcaaaattatttttattttttattaatttctttttaaatgatCAAAATGAAAAGGATTGGAAAAATTATGGTTCCAGccaaaaaatggaaaatttaataaataaagatgaagaacaacaaatatttttaaaattattaaataatgctGACCATTTTGTTAtgtatatcataataaatttaatgtataaaaataaaataataaaaaatgtctctaaaaatatttcagatatatttattaatactgAAGAGAGTTTCTATGTGGGTGATAATATTGGTCGACCCTTTGACAAGTCTGACATTGATAGAAAG tATGCAAATAATATTGGAGTAAGAATTTTTGGTGATGATTATTTTagaaattattatgaataa
- a CDS encoding protein kinase c inhibitor-like protein, putative, translated as MGFKIVIIYLILVCLMKGIPGFLTNKLTNSFYSTFVKLSYKNKFMTGILTRRLAKMADEEEKALAAAGKDENGDSIFGKIARGEVPVDPVYEDDKVIAFNDIYPQAPVHIIVIPKKRDGLTRLSKAEEKHKEILGHLMWAVAEIVRRNDLGDFRLVVNNGPEACQSIYYLHLHILAKRQMKWPPG; from the exons ATGGGTTTTAAAATagtcattatatatttaa TTCTTGTTTGCTTAATGAAAGGAATACCGGGATTcttaacaaataaattaacaAATTCGTTTTATAGTACCTTTGTTAAATTATCATACAAGAATAAATTTATGAC tgGGATATTAACCAGACGATTGGCAAAAATGgcagatgaagaagaaaaagcaTTAGCAGCTGCAGGAAAGGATGAAAATGGAGATTCAATTTTTG gaAAAATTGCAAGAGGTGAAGTACCCGTTGACCCTGTATATGAAGATGATAAA GTCATCGcatttaatgatatataccCACAAGCACCAGTTCATATTATAGTCATACCAAAAAAGAGAGATGGTCTTACTAGACTAAGCAAAGCAGAAGAAAAACATAAAGAAATTTTAGGACATTTAATGTGGGCT gtTGCTGAAATTGTTAGAAGAAACGACTTAGGAGATTTCCGATTGGTAGTTAACAATGGACCTGAGGCATGTCAATCCATATACTATTTACATTTACATATACTAGCCAAGAGACAAATGAAATGGCCCCCTGGTTAA